Proteins encoded within one genomic window of Lepidochelys kempii isolate rLepKem1 chromosome 11, rLepKem1.hap2, whole genome shotgun sequence:
- the FASTKD1 gene encoding FAST kinase domain-containing protein 1, mitochondrial isoform X1, producing MLCLRNIYAFALRRCQFRTLSSDTLLSQLNSCTTEDQVFDLVGKNKAKLSEKHVGSAISLLWKFQKEKSQLLRNIDYVKNHSQFLTLRILAENKIEFMDNDLLVDTLYNVLRFTVEAHDSLVEELVMEAWRRLERFSLPTLSKFAMCLNEQQIYASPLTGKIADIVNVNLDSIQDTRVLSVLMINISGVISQSFRERLIQKAELLLETVNFIHFNHARRMVQFLRNVRLTYRPLLEKCNKVFLENPSQLDLENISLILGLYQSLQFNNTEFRLVIKQKLTETIDDCNNPMSFTKLFAALGPMAGPEVRERLIATALLMVEEFNCHQALVVVETMEEMECRNSHLIKKIASLLHKYLDKYKPVELAKITQALVLLHCQNAELYTKLRRLVVGYLQVNVIPSDISMLTRVLSMLPSSQVDEVVINRVDAILPQCNLSDLNAFATALVRWVRHDQSHQQSTSGPGAKLLQKLSNCGHQRLQKASDMDLLLEELRYISGEWFEEILVEETMNTCQRLMDQITWMNVLEFSSFFVKTNYRSTPLLDRIASVAVQHISKIHPSGTYAILLPFTIMNYDPPQSEEFFETCIQHFSSHLGCFEPHLLVLLGYSLAVAEYFPPALINAIFNVDFLAKLDAQLETLPDSLNWRVRLRLMELNRAVCLECPEFQIPWFHERYCQQMQRKGNGSTNTAQQQIHRMLGEILGGSQNAKVSVLTPYYYGIDFECILDKNKKPLPYMDQSIVLADLVQWGPDIQLLGKKGLPPGAQRIAVEFLDSKAFCKNSYHLKGDTAMKKRHLEILGYQVVQIPHFEWNSMELSSKDAWMEYLKKNIFETN from the exons ATGCTTTGTTTGAGGAATATTTACGCATTTGCACTGAGACGCTGCCAGTTTCGAACTCTGAGTAGTGACACGTTGCTGAGCCAGTTAAATAGCTGCACAACTGAAGATCAGGTCTTTGATCTTGTTGGAAAGAACAAAGCCAAATTATCTGAAAAACACGTTGGAAGTGCAATTAGTCTACTATGGAAATTTCAAAAGGAGAAGTCCCAACTGTtgaggaatattgactatgtaaaaAATCATTCCCAGTTTCTTACTCTTCGCATTTTAGCTGAAAACAAGATAGAATTTATGGATAATGATCTCTTGGTGGATACGCTGTACAATGTATTGAG GTTCACTGTTGAGGCCCATGATTCTCTGGTAGAAGAGCTGGTCATGGAAGCATGGAGAAGATTAGAAAG GTTTAGTCTGCCAACTCTATCTAAGTTTGCAATGTGTCTGAATGAACAACAGATATACGCTAGCCCTCTAACTGGCAAAATAGCTGATATTGTGAACGTGAACTTGGATTCTATACAAGACACAAG GGTCCTGTCGGTTTTGATGATCAATATATCTGGTGTTATCTCACAGAGTTTTCGAGAACGATTAATACAAAAGGCTGAACTTCTGTTGGaaacagtgaatttcatccatttcaACCACGCCAGAAGGATGGTGCAGTTTCTTCGAAATGTCAGACTAACTTACCGTCCATTGCTGGAAAAATGCAATAAGGTTTTCCTTGAGAATCCCAGTCAGCTTGATCTAGAGAACATCAGTCTTATCCTTGGACTATACCAGTCATTACAGTTTAACAACACTGAATTCCGATTAGTCATTAAACAGAAGCTAACTGAAACTATTGATGATTGTAACAATCCTATGAGTTTCACAAAATTATTTGCTGCTCTAGGGCCTATGGCAGGACCAGAAGTACGAGAACG GTTAATAGCAACTGCGCTACTAATGGTGGAAGAATTTAACTGTCACCAAGCATTAGTAGTAGTGGAAACGATGGAAGAAATGGAATGTAGAAATTCACATCTGATTAAAAA AATTGCTTCTCTTCTACATAAGTACTTGGATAAGTACAAGCCAGTAGAGTTGGCAAAAATAACACAAGCTTTGGTGCTCCTGCATTGCCAAAATGCAGAGCTTTACACCAAATTAAGAAGATTGGTAGTTGG cTATTTACAAGTTAATGTTATACCCAGTGACATTTCTATGCTAACTCGTGTTCTGTCCATGCTTCCTTCTTCTCAAGTGGATGAAGTAGTGATTAACAGAGTTGATGCAATTTTGCCTCAGTGCAACTTAAGTGATTTGAATGCCTTTGCTACAGCTCTTGTCAGATGGGTTCGTCATGATCAGTCACATCAGCAAAGCACTTCTGGACCAGGTGCGAAGCTTCTGCAAAAATTAAGTAACTGCGGGCATCAGAGACTTCAAAAAGCCAGTGACATGGATCTGTTGCTGGAAGAACTTAGATATATATCTGGAGAATGGTTTGAAGAAATACTTGTTGAAGAAACAATGAATACTTGTCAGCGCTTGATGGACCAGATTACATGGATGAATGTACTAGAATTTTCATCTTTTTTCGTCAAAACAAACTACCGCTCTACTCCATTACTTGATAGAATAGCTTCTGTGGCAGTTCAACATATAAGCAAG ATCCATCCTTCTGGAACATATGCTATTCTCCTCCCCTTCACTATTATGAATTATGATCCTCCTCAAAGTGAAGAGTTCTTTGAGACTTGCATCCAACATTTTAGCTCTCATTTAG gtTGTTTTGAGCCTCACCTCTTGGTGCTGCTTGGTTACTCCTTGGCTGTTGCTGAATATTTTCCTCCAGCCCTGATAAACGCAATATTTAATGTTGATTTCCTAGCCAAACTGGATGCCCAGCTTGAAA CCCTACCAGATTCCTTAAATTGGAGGGTCCGGTTACGCCTGATGGAATTGAACAGAGCCGTGTGTCTGGAATGCCCTGAGTTTCAGATCCCTTGGTTTCATGAGCGCTATTGTCAGCAGATGCAACGTAAAG GCAATGGCAGCACAAATACAGCACAACAGCAGATTCATAGAATGCTGGGGGAGATCTTGGGAGGAAGCCAGAATGCAAAAGTATCTGTTCTCACGCCTTACTACTATGGAATAG ATTTTGAATGCATTCTGGATAAAAACAAAAAGCCTCTTCCCTATATGGATCAGAGTATAGTTTTGGCTGACTTAGTGCAGTGGGGACCAGACATCCAGCTCCTGGGGAAGAAGGGGCTACCACCGGGAGCACAGAG AATTGCTGTGGAGTTTCTGGATTCTAAAGCTTTTTGCAAAAATTCATATCACCTCAAAGGAGACACTGCAATGAAAAAGAGACACCTGGAAATTTTGGGGTACCAGGTGGTTCAG ATTCCTCACTTTGAATGGAATTCCATGGAGCTGTCATCAAAAGATGCATGGATGGAGTATCTAAAAAAGAATATATTTGAAACAAATTAA
- the FASTKD1 gene encoding FAST kinase domain-containing protein 1, mitochondrial isoform X2 → MEAWRRLERFSLPTLSKFAMCLNEQQIYASPLTGKIADIVNVNLDSIQDTRVLSVLMINISGVISQSFRERLIQKAELLLETVNFIHFNHARRMVQFLRNVRLTYRPLLEKCNKVFLENPSQLDLENISLILGLYQSLQFNNTEFRLVIKQKLTETIDDCNNPMSFTKLFAALGPMAGPEVRERLIATALLMVEEFNCHQALVVVETMEEMECRNSHLIKKIASLLHKYLDKYKPVELAKITQALVLLHCQNAELYTKLRRLVVGYLQVNVIPSDISMLTRVLSMLPSSQVDEVVINRVDAILPQCNLSDLNAFATALVRWVRHDQSHQQSTSGPGAKLLQKLSNCGHQRLQKASDMDLLLEELRYISGEWFEEILVEETMNTCQRLMDQITWMNVLEFSSFFVKTNYRSTPLLDRIASVAVQHISKIHPSGTYAILLPFTIMNYDPPQSEEFFETCIQHFSSHLGCFEPHLLVLLGYSLAVAEYFPPALINAIFNVDFLAKLDAQLETLPDSLNWRVRLRLMELNRAVCLECPEFQIPWFHERYCQQMQRKGNGSTNTAQQQIHRMLGEILGGSQNAKVSVLTPYYYGIDFECILDKNKKPLPYMDQSIVLADLVQWGPDIQLLGKKGLPPGAQRIAVEFLDSKAFCKNSYHLKGDTAMKKRHLEILGYQVVQIPHFEWNSMELSSKDAWMEYLKKNIFETN, encoded by the exons ATGGAAGCATGGAGAAGATTAGAAAG GTTTAGTCTGCCAACTCTATCTAAGTTTGCAATGTGTCTGAATGAACAACAGATATACGCTAGCCCTCTAACTGGCAAAATAGCTGATATTGTGAACGTGAACTTGGATTCTATACAAGACACAAG GGTCCTGTCGGTTTTGATGATCAATATATCTGGTGTTATCTCACAGAGTTTTCGAGAACGATTAATACAAAAGGCTGAACTTCTGTTGGaaacagtgaatttcatccatttcaACCACGCCAGAAGGATGGTGCAGTTTCTTCGAAATGTCAGACTAACTTACCGTCCATTGCTGGAAAAATGCAATAAGGTTTTCCTTGAGAATCCCAGTCAGCTTGATCTAGAGAACATCAGTCTTATCCTTGGACTATACCAGTCATTACAGTTTAACAACACTGAATTCCGATTAGTCATTAAACAGAAGCTAACTGAAACTATTGATGATTGTAACAATCCTATGAGTTTCACAAAATTATTTGCTGCTCTAGGGCCTATGGCAGGACCAGAAGTACGAGAACG GTTAATAGCAACTGCGCTACTAATGGTGGAAGAATTTAACTGTCACCAAGCATTAGTAGTAGTGGAAACGATGGAAGAAATGGAATGTAGAAATTCACATCTGATTAAAAA AATTGCTTCTCTTCTACATAAGTACTTGGATAAGTACAAGCCAGTAGAGTTGGCAAAAATAACACAAGCTTTGGTGCTCCTGCATTGCCAAAATGCAGAGCTTTACACCAAATTAAGAAGATTGGTAGTTGG cTATTTACAAGTTAATGTTATACCCAGTGACATTTCTATGCTAACTCGTGTTCTGTCCATGCTTCCTTCTTCTCAAGTGGATGAAGTAGTGATTAACAGAGTTGATGCAATTTTGCCTCAGTGCAACTTAAGTGATTTGAATGCCTTTGCTACAGCTCTTGTCAGATGGGTTCGTCATGATCAGTCACATCAGCAAAGCACTTCTGGACCAGGTGCGAAGCTTCTGCAAAAATTAAGTAACTGCGGGCATCAGAGACTTCAAAAAGCCAGTGACATGGATCTGTTGCTGGAAGAACTTAGATATATATCTGGAGAATGGTTTGAAGAAATACTTGTTGAAGAAACAATGAATACTTGTCAGCGCTTGATGGACCAGATTACATGGATGAATGTACTAGAATTTTCATCTTTTTTCGTCAAAACAAACTACCGCTCTACTCCATTACTTGATAGAATAGCTTCTGTGGCAGTTCAACATATAAGCAAG ATCCATCCTTCTGGAACATATGCTATTCTCCTCCCCTTCACTATTATGAATTATGATCCTCCTCAAAGTGAAGAGTTCTTTGAGACTTGCATCCAACATTTTAGCTCTCATTTAG gtTGTTTTGAGCCTCACCTCTTGGTGCTGCTTGGTTACTCCTTGGCTGTTGCTGAATATTTTCCTCCAGCCCTGATAAACGCAATATTTAATGTTGATTTCCTAGCCAAACTGGATGCCCAGCTTGAAA CCCTACCAGATTCCTTAAATTGGAGGGTCCGGTTACGCCTGATGGAATTGAACAGAGCCGTGTGTCTGGAATGCCCTGAGTTTCAGATCCCTTGGTTTCATGAGCGCTATTGTCAGCAGATGCAACGTAAAG GCAATGGCAGCACAAATACAGCACAACAGCAGATTCATAGAATGCTGGGGGAGATCTTGGGAGGAAGCCAGAATGCAAAAGTATCTGTTCTCACGCCTTACTACTATGGAATAG ATTTTGAATGCATTCTGGATAAAAACAAAAAGCCTCTTCCCTATATGGATCAGAGTATAGTTTTGGCTGACTTAGTGCAGTGGGGACCAGACATCCAGCTCCTGGGGAAGAAGGGGCTACCACCGGGAGCACAGAG AATTGCTGTGGAGTTTCTGGATTCTAAAGCTTTTTGCAAAAATTCATATCACCTCAAAGGAGACACTGCAATGAAAAAGAGACACCTGGAAATTTTGGGGTACCAGGTGGTTCAG ATTCCTCACTTTGAATGGAATTCCATGGAGCTGTCATCAAAAGATGCATGGATGGAGTATCTAAAAAAGAATATATTTGAAACAAATTAA